One Fictibacillus halophilus genomic window, TTAGTTATTTCCCTTGACCCTCATCAACCACTCACTTATATGTATATTCAACAGCTCACCCTGCTCAATCTGCAAATTATGCCCAGCAACATCCAACACCGAAAACGTAGCCCTCGGATACTTATCAAGTAAGTCATATACATCCTTATAACCCGTAACATGGTCTTGTCTACCAGTTATAAACACACAAGGTTTCTCAAACACTTCTTGGTCGATCTTAAACGTGTATCCATAAGCTCCTGAGATTTTCTCTAAGAAAGTTGAATCTGTGCTCTTCAATCCAACGACTACTTCATCCCTGTACCTTTTCCACGTGTATTCATTTATCTTTACATGAATGCCTTTGAAATCTTCTCTTTCTTCTTTTGTTAGTGTGGCTAGAAATTCGTTATCAACTTCAATGTTTGTTTGATCTGGCAAAGTTCGTTCACTGTGGTTAGGCAGGATCATCGGACAGATGAATGCTGCACCTAGTACTCGCTCTGCGATTTTTGCAATAATGCCTCTTATGATATAACCACCGTACGATTGCCCAGCTAGTAAAAATGATTGGTCTGGTAATAATGTATCGATGAACTGAATGACCGCCTCTAGCATTTCATCCGAGTTCTGAATCGTTTCATAGTCTTTCGTCTGCCCCATTCCTGGCAGATCGATATAGATGCGTCTGTATCCTTCCCTCTCTTGAAAGATTGGTTCCATGCAGCCTTTCATCAACCGGTGATCGGGTGAGAACCCGTGAATCATCACGATCGGTGTCCCACTTCCGTATTCTTCATAATAGATGTTCGCTTTCTGTACTTGGCAATACGACATATTTCAACACTCCTTCTCTATAAAGGGGTTTCTCTGTTATTAAAGAAATTCCTTCTATTCTGGATATAAACGAATATCATATAGGTGTTGTGTTAAAATGGAAAAAAAAATAAACGGGGAGGGCTATCTCTGAAGAACTATTTGATTCGATTGTTATTTGGAGTATTGACTGGCTTCGTTACGTATGGAATTCTAGTAGTGTTTGATTTATATAAAGGTGAAAGTTCAAACCTAATCATAGTCTTTCTATAATATGTGGTGGATGGTTTGGGTGGTATGTGTATCGTAATTGGACCACTAAAAAACATTGAATGTAAGCAAGTGAAAGATAAATAATTGAAGGAGCGTTTTGTTTGAAAGCTTATTTTATCCGGTTAGCGTTTAGTATCATGTCGATGGTCATCATTTATGGGATATTCTTTTTATTAGGATGGCACAAGAAGAACTTTGCACCTTTCATCATCCTTCCGCTTGGTTTAGCAGGTGGTTTCGGTGCGCTTTATGTGTATAAAATGATTCAAGAGGCTAAAGCGAAGGAACAACTGTAAAGAAAAAGGACAGGTGTGAAGTCATCGTAACTTCTAACCTGTCCTTTTCTATTAAGAAACGGAATCGCATTTCGTTTCACAGTTTTTAGCAAGTGAGCAAGCCGCACACTTGCCTTGCTTGCTTTTTTTGATGTGACGAATAAATGCTCAGCTAAGTTGATAAGAGTTTTATACTTTCATCTGACAGCTCGGACAATAAAACGACTTATATGAATGCTCCACTCTTTCTATCGTCCCTCCACATCTCGGACACTTCTCACCTTCTCGTTCATATACGTACGTGTTTTCGTTATATCTTCCGGTCTTCTCGTCGCCTTCATACATCGGGAAATCCATGTATCCCCCAAATTGAACAGCTCTGGCAAGAACAGGTTTGATGCTGTCATATAGATTATTTCTCTCTTCTTCCTTTAAGTCACTCGCTTTTCGTAACGGATGTAACCTCGCTTGAAAGCAGATTTCATCGGAATAGCAGTTTCCGATTCCAGCGATAAAGGATTGATCGACTAACAATGGTTTGAGTGCACCCTTTTTCCGTTCTAATCTATCTAAGAACACATCCCTCTGCAATTCAAATGGTTCTGGACCAAGATCGCTGAGCTTTTCATCCAGTTCCACTTGACTCAGTAAATGTAGATAACCTAACCGGAGCCCAATAAAGTTCAGTTGCAGCTCTCCAAAGGAAAGAATGATCTGTTTCGTTCGATCAGGACTATTTTTTGTTGTCCCGAGAAACATCAGTCCTCCAAGCATCAAGTGAAGCAATAGAAACTTACCCGAACTTAATTCAAAGATTAGATGCTTTGCTCTTCTTTTGACGAAGGTGATATTTGCTCCTTTTACTGCTTCAATAAAGGTTTGAACTCCTGTATTGATGGACTTCTCTCTGTTGATCTCTACATTCGTGATCGTCTTATGTAAGATATTATGGTTTAAAAACTCACGATACGTTTCCATTTCTGGCAGCTCCGGCATGATTCCAACTCCTTAGATTGCGTTCTCTCTTGTTAGTATTGAGTTGGTTGGATAATTTATGTAAATAAAAAAAGCCGAATCAAAATGATCAGCTTTATTTTGTGCATCTCTTTTATAGCCACTCTTTTCCGTGATTCAGAATAAAACGAATATCTTCTCGATAGTGATCAAGATGCCCCATTTCTATCATTTGTTGAAAAGCTTTGTCACCTTCACTTGCTCTTCTTATTATTGTTCTACATAACCCTTCTAATCGACGCAAAATCATATCCAAATAACTACTATCCACATCTTCACCGTACGCTTCAAAAAAACATTGGACTCTTTGTTTGATTCGGTCTGCGTGCTGCTTACGATTGTAATTTATGGTCTTGCCTGTTTCATCTAGATAAAATCTGCTTAAAGGCACGCACGTGTAGAGCGTATAGGCAATGTCCCAAAGTTTCGGCCCAGGACCCGCTACATCAAAATCAATGATTCCAACCGGTCGTTCGTGATCAAAGATAATGTTATAAATGGCAAAATCATTGTGGCAGAGCACCTCAAAAGGCTCTGGAGTGTGATCGATGGGCTGCCAACATTTTTCTATAGGGAAATCTGCTACAGCATCGTGATAGCGTCGAAGCATTTTGGCAATCTCAATTAGTACACCATCTGACCACATATACTTTTTTAACGGGTAATGACCAGCTTCACCTTCTATAAAAGATAAGATCTCTCTATCCTTTTCATCAATACCTAAAAACTTTGGCGCATAAGGGAACCCTTTGTTTTCTAAGTGCTTTAATAGCTTGTGAACTTTAGTGCTTTCTGGTTTAAGTTGTCGTCGAACCGTATCTCCTAATCGATATACAGCTGAGACATTTCCTCCAGTTAGTATTTCTTCGTTTTCGTTGTTTGGCATCTAATCTACACCTCCTTATTTCGTTAATTAACTTTCTCTAATCCTTTAATCATTTATAGAACTAAGTCCTGTTTATATACTATTCCATGCTCTAAATATACTTTTAACAGGGTTAATGCTTCTCCCCATCCAACAGCACATCCGATGCAGGCACGTATGTCTCTTTCTGAATGCGCATAACCAGACTCATTCAGTACTACTAATGTACCGTCTTTATAAGGTTTAAGTTTAATGGTTACTGTTGAACTTTGTTCTCCTGGTGACCACTGAAACACAAATTTTTGGTTTGGAATTGCTTCAAGTATACTTCCGCCATCTTCAATCGTTACTTTTTCACTACCAAAGTTTATCCACCGCATTCGAATTTCACCAGTTCCGTCTGGATAGATCTCTAAAGACGTTTCATCTGTAAACCATGCATTCCACCCTTGAGCTGTTGAAATTGTATGATACACGTCTTCTACTGTTACTTTAATATAGGTTTTATGATTTATTTCTGGCATTTATACAATCCTCCTTACACTTATGGTTCTTTCTTTATAAAAGAATATCTAACATCCATTCGCTTGAAGAAGTTTTGGGATGGGTTCAATCTTCTAAAGTTCTCGTACACTCCAAACAATCTCTCCACTCTCGTCCCATGTACTGTGATTACGTTCAAACCCCAACTTTTCAAGTACGCGGAAAGATGCAGCATTCCAAGCCCGTACCGTCGACCAAAGCTTGTGTCGTCCGGTTGCAACTGCAGCATCTAAGACCACGGTTGCTGCCTCAGTCGCATAACCATTACCGTGTACTTTTTGGAACAACTCGTATGCAATCTCCGGTTCTTCAAGTGTAGAACGACCAATAATTAATCCGCAGTACCCAATAAAATCGCCTTCATCTCGACGACGAATAGTTAGCAATGCAATTCCGCTTTCATATGCTCGATTGCGTAAAGTAGTGACATTCTCACGAGCAGTAACTATAGTCGGCATACCTTTGCCCCGTTCTGCAACAAGTTCTCTATACCATGATGCATCTGATTCCTTCCATAGACTAAGGGACAATCGATCCGTTTCCATCTCAAACATCATAGGTTTAAATTTAGCTGTCATCTTATGTGAAACCTCCTAGACTAATAGTTTTATATTAATGAACTCATTAACCTTGAAAATCTGCACTTTTCACAACTGCCATCGTTAATCAGTTAACTTCAACTACAAACGTGTAAGATATTTCACCATTGGACCATTTGGCTAAAACCTCATAGATGTATCGACCTTTACTTGACGGGGCGGATAAACGATTATTCTCTAAAATAATTTCTTTACCGCTACCATCTCTGTTCCACGGAAAAACAGATAGTTTCGGTTTATCTTTTATTTTGATTGCAATATCAGCGCCTGGTTTTACTTCTATAGCATCAAACCCCTCACCAATTTGATAA contains:
- a CDS encoding alpha/beta fold hydrolase; this encodes MSYCQVQKANIYYEEYGSGTPIVMIHGFSPDHRLMKGCMEPIFQEREGYRRIYIDLPGMGQTKDYETIQNSDEMLEAVIQFIDTLLPDQSFLLAGQSYGGYIIRGIIAKIAERVLGAAFICPMILPNHSERTLPDQTNIEVDNEFLATLTKEEREDFKGIHVKINEYTWKRYRDEVVVGLKSTDSTFLEKISGAYGYTFKIDQEVFEKPCVFITGRQDHVTGYKDVYDLLDKYPRATFSVLDVAGHNLQIEQGELLNIHISEWLMRVKGNN
- the mutM gene encoding DNA-formamidopyrimidine glycosylase, producing MPELPEMETYREFLNHNILHKTITNVEINREKSINTGVQTFIEAVKGANITFVKRRAKHLIFELSSGKFLLLHLMLGGLMFLGTTKNSPDRTKQIILSFGELQLNFIGLRLGYLHLLSQVELDEKLSDLGPEPFELQRDVFLDRLERKKGALKPLLVDQSFIAGIGNCYSDEICFQARLHPLRKASDLKEEERNNLYDSIKPVLARAVQFGGYMDFPMYEGDEKTGRYNENTYVYEREGEKCPRCGGTIERVEHSYKSFYCPSCQMKV
- a CDS encoding aminoglycoside phosphotransferase family protein; translated protein: MPNNENEEILTGGNVSAVYRLGDTVRRQLKPESTKVHKLLKHLENKGFPYAPKFLGIDEKDREILSFIEGEAGHYPLKKYMWSDGVLIEIAKMLRRYHDAVADFPIEKCWQPIDHTPEPFEVLCHNDFAIYNIIFDHERPVGIIDFDVAGPGPKLWDIAYTLYTCVPLSRFYLDETGKTINYNRKQHADRIKQRVQCFFEAYGEDVDSSYLDMILRRLEGLCRTIIRRASEGDKAFQQMIEMGHLDHYREDIRFILNHGKEWL
- a CDS encoding SRPBCC family protein, giving the protein MPEINHKTYIKVTVEDVYHTISTAQGWNAWFTDETSLEIYPDGTGEIRMRWINFGSEKVTIEDGGSILEAIPNQKFVFQWSPGEQSSTVTIKLKPYKDGTLVVLNESGYAHSERDIRACIGCAVGWGEALTLLKVYLEHGIVYKQDLVL
- a CDS encoding GNAT family N-acetyltransferase, with amino-acid sequence MTAKFKPMMFEMETDRLSLSLWKESDASWYRELVAERGKGMPTIVTARENVTTLRNRAYESGIALLTIRRRDEGDFIGYCGLIIGRSTLEEPEIAYELFQKVHGNGYATEAATVVLDAAVATGRHKLWSTVRAWNAASFRVLEKLGFERNHSTWDESGEIVWSVREL